One genomic region from Epinephelus moara isolate mb chromosome 8, YSFRI_EMoa_1.0, whole genome shotgun sequence encodes:
- the ankdd1b gene encoding ankyrin repeat and death domain-containing protein 1A, with amino-acid sequence MERRALALREMIRKHRPKSENLDPRKWMRMETVSGFAEFILNKNSDKDTDDSFDNKEMVLNAEKEFMEAAKRNDVEAMRSLARGLNANAKNVDSRTALHYAVAGRNKEAVQLLLQRRVKVDQKDRYGVAPIHLAAWFGSLEILKLLVQAGAEQKVENEEGLNIMHCAAINNHTEILEYIINDLQMKELDKDDQSGHRPFALAAEHGCVEMMDMLIEQYNMVTMKPNKSGDTPLHLAARNGHLDAVQLLLQSFDTRDEVNMDGETALYQAADNGQEECVLALLEAGCDPNILTTAQCSALHPVSEKGDTSLVQLLLYYKAHTDFQNENLEAPIHLAVRNSHIPVIHSLLTAGCNVNVTDKRSQTVMHLAAELARIEVVEMLLKAGLDLSLQDRQGKTALGVAVRADEVIIVDMIIKAERYYAWRQANPELDESVHSEYPLTFKLDHRYETRQLRSTAWRLAYELLKPGGWKRLAEHWDFTQEQVSAIEEQWTGQHSYQEHGNRMLLIWLHGEELAQRSPSKELFQGLIVTGNRKAADKLRMEAESSSSKGCSIS; translated from the exons ATGGAGAGAAGAGCTTTGGCACTGAGGGAGATGATCAGGAAGCATCGTCCTAAAAGCGAGAATTTGGACCCTCGAAAGTGGATGAGAATGGAGACTGTGAGTGGGTTTGCTGAGTTCATACTGAACAAGAACTCTGACAAAGACACAGACGACAGCTTCGACAACAAAGAAATGG TGCTTAATGCAGAGAAGGAGTTCATGGAGGCAGCTAAGAGAAACGATGTGGAGGCCATGAGGAGTCTTGCAAGAGGGCTGAACGCCAACGCGAAGAATGTG GATAGCAGGACTGCCCTTCACTACGCAGTCGCTGGCAGAAACAAAGAAGCTGTGCAGCTTCTTCTGCAGCGGAGGGTCAAGGTGGACCAAAAGGACAGG TACGGCGTGGCACCCATTCATTTGGCTGCCTGGTTTGGCAGTTTGGAGATCCTGAAATTGTTAGTGCAGGCTGGGGCTGAACAGAAGGTCGAGAACGAG GAAGGGCTGAACATCATGCACTGTGCTGCCATCAACAACCACACTGAGATTTTAGAGTATATCATCAATGACCTGCAGATGAAAGAACTAGACAAAGATGACCAG tcaggacacCGACCGTTTGCACTGGCAGCAGAGCATGGGTGTGTTGAAATGATGGACATGCTGATTGAGCAATACAACATGGTTACCATGAAGCCcaacaag AGCGGGGACACGCCCCTGCACTTAGCTGCCAGGAACGGCCACTTGGACGCCGTCCaattgctgctgcagagctttGATACTCGGGATGAAGTCAATATG GACGGGGAGACAGCTCTGTACCAGGCTGCAGACAACGGCCAGGAAGAATGTGTCCTGGCCTTGCTGGAGGCTGGCTGTGACCCCAACATCCTTACCACg GCCCAATGCAGTGCTCTCCATCCAGTTTCGGAAAAAGGAGACACGTCTCTTGTCCAACTGCTCTTATATTACAAAGCCCACACGGACTTTCAGAATGAG AACCTAGAGGCTCCGATCCACCTGGCAGTAAGGAACAGTCACATCCCTGTCATCCATTCTCTACTGACGGCTGGCTGCAACGTTAATGTCACAGATAAG AGGTCCCAGACTGTGATGCATCTTGCTGCAGAGCTGGCCAGAATAGAAGTCGTAGAAATGCTTCTTAAAGCCGGCCTGGATCTGTCACTCCAGGATCGG CAGGGTAAGACGGCTCTGGGTGTGGCAGTCAGAGCAGATGAGGTGATTATTGTGGACATGATCATCAAAGCAGAGAGATACTACGCCTGGAGGCAG GCCAACCCGGAGCTTGATGAGAGCGTTCACAGCGAGTATCCCCTCACGTTTAAACTCGACCACCGCTATGAGACCCGGCAGCTCCGGTCGACGGCCTGGCGCCTGGCGTACGAGCTCCTGAAACCAGGAGGATGGAAAAGACTGGCAGAGCACTGGGACTTCACTCAGGAGCAAGTGTCAGCCATTGAAGAGCAGTGGACAG GTCAGCACAGCTATCAAGAGCATGGGAACAGGATGCTGCTGATCTGGCTCCACGGGGAGGAGTTGGCTCAGAGGAGCCCTTCTAAAGAACTCTTCCAGGGCCTCATCGTCACAGGGAACAGGAAAGCTGCGG ATAAGCTTCGGATGGAGGCAGAAAGTTCCAGCAGTAAGGGCTGCAGCATTTCATGA
- the poc5 gene encoding centrosomal protein POC5 isoform X2, producing the protein MSSDEEEPTSPVMPKDSDAGSSVSSELQDEYEELLRYAVVAPKLDRLTSAHLHQLSTSRLSAEGRSSQRKDDTKSLHPAVEEMLGRASSRASVASNTPSDRLQTLSERSRPNSPNPLESTVTEMFISEENISKMENILDTWSNNLKSNVLTELRKWKLAFMEQHKLQMRKERERHEARTAGLRSEIDSLKGLLHTYETSNQRKDEVIVNLSQVVDRHKEKQEKMRAFTHWRLKHTEAKEEAHATQVARQHYNLQLKKKVWLGWQSLIQKHWKVKVERACRARAEEVCTHLSAEYEAKLAEHCEAIEKAQAEIHRLRLERERYEESMKKAFMRGVCALNMEALGMFHTTEGRSEQPQVHDQHDILPPQEEPVSASLAHLQPYPISSARFSPVHFDRPEAFHSEVEDMMGSGAPVSRTEVIPPTTVVHSSLSHGGTASSHKQVSGRVITAGQQKPSKTVTARITARSDVGKTARSNLQVMGVAPPMSSVIVERHHPVTQLTIGQATASKFPRSSQQGQSSSGGRSTSRTHTSTCHVHSIKVVD; encoded by the exons GATGAGTATGAGGAGCTCCTCCGCTATGCTGTGGTCGCCCCTAAGCTTGACAGACTCACCAGTGCTCACTTGCACCAACTGAGCACCTCCCGTCTGTCTGCAGAGGGTCGGAGTTCCCAGAGAAAAGATGACACAAAATCACTGCACCCAGCAG TAGAGGAGATGCTAGGTCGGGCTTCTAGCAGGGCGTCAGTGGCCTCAAACACTCCCTCAGACAGGTTACAGACGTTGTCTGAGAGGTCTAGGCCAAACAGCCCAAACCCCCTCGAGTCCACTGTGACAGAGATGTTTATCTCAGAGGAGAACATAAGCAAGATGGAGAACATTCTGGACACATGGAGCAACAACCTGAAG TCAAATGTGCTGACGGAGCTCAGGAAGTGGAAGCTGGCCTTCATGGAGCAACACAAGCTGCAGatgaggaaagagagggagaggcatgAAGCCCGGACAGCTGGCCTGAGGTCAGAGATAGACAGCCTGAAGGGGCTGCTACACACCTACGAGACTTCCAACCAGAGAAAAGATGAG GTAATCGTGAACTTGAGCCAGGTGGTGgacagacacaaagaaaagcaggaaaaaatGAGGGCCTTCACCCACTGGAGACTCAAGCACACTGAGGCCAAAGAGGAG GCTCATGCCACTCAGGTGGCACGGCAGCACTACAATTTGCAGCTGAAGAAGAAGGTGTGGTTAGGCTGGCAGTCTCTGATCCAGAAACACTGGAAGGTCAAGGTGGAGCGGGCTTGCCGTGCGAGGGCTGAGGAGGTCTGCACCCACCTGTCCGCAGAGTATGAGGCCAAGCTGGCAGAG CACTGTGAGGCTATAGAGAAGGCCCAGGCAGAGATTCACAGACTGCGACTGGAGCGAGAGCGCTATGAAGAATCAATGAAGAAAGCCTTCATGAGGGGCGTGTgtgctctcaacatggaggctCTCGGCATGTTCCACACCACAGAGGGACGGTCGGAGCAACCTCAAGTTCATGATCAGCATG ATATTCTTCCTCCCCAGGAGGAACCTGTCTCTGCTTCATTGGCTCATCTTCAGCCATATCCCATCTCTTCAGCACGGTTCAGCCCAGTACACTTTGACCGCCCGGAAGCTTTCCACAGCGAAGTAGAGGATATG ATGGGCTCTGGTGCCCCCGTGTCCAGGACAGAAGTGATCCCTCCCACCACAGTGGTACACAGCTCCCTCTCACATGGGGGCACTGCAAGCTCCCACAAACAG GTGAGTGGTCGTGTCATCACAGCCGGTCAACAAAAACCCTCAAAGACTGTAACTGCTCGCATCACTGCACGTAGCGACGTTGGCAAGACTGCACGCAGCAACCTCCAGGTGATGGGTGTGGCTCCGCCCATGAGCTCTGTGATAGTTGAACGCCATCATCCTGTTACACAG CTCACCATCGGTCAGGCTACAGCTTCTAAGTTCCCTCGCTCCTCACAACAGGGCCAAAGCTCCAGCGGAGGCAGAAGCACGTCCAGAACACACACCAGCACGTGCCATGTCCACTCTATCAAAGTAGTTgactga
- the poc5 gene encoding centrosomal protein POC5 isoform X1, which produces MSSDEEEPTSPVMPKDSDAGSSVSSELQDEYEELLRYAVVAPKLDRLTSAHLHQLSTSRLSAEGRSSQRKDDTKSLHPADAATEARDGRHSSRSVRSSQVSPLIVEPPTHSRASHVEEMLGRASSRASVASNTPSDRLQTLSERSRPNSPNPLESTVTEMFISEENISKMENILDTWSNNLKSNVLTELRKWKLAFMEQHKLQMRKERERHEARTAGLRSEIDSLKGLLHTYETSNQRKDEVIVNLSQVVDRHKEKQEKMRAFTHWRLKHTEAKEEAHATQVARQHYNLQLKKKVWLGWQSLIQKHWKVKVERACRARAEEVCTHLSAEYEAKLAEHCEAIEKAQAEIHRLRLERERYEESMKKAFMRGVCALNMEALGMFHTTEGRSEQPQVHDQHDILPPQEEPVSASLAHLQPYPISSARFSPVHFDRPEAFHSEVEDMMGSGAPVSRTEVIPPTTVVHSSLSHGGTASSHKQVSGRVITAGQQKPSKTVTARITARSDVGKTARSNLQVMGVAPPMSSVIVERHHPVTQLTIGQATASKFPRSSQQGQSSSGGRSTSRTHTSTCHVHSIKVVD; this is translated from the exons GATGAGTATGAGGAGCTCCTCCGCTATGCTGTGGTCGCCCCTAAGCTTGACAGACTCACCAGTGCTCACTTGCACCAACTGAGCACCTCCCGTCTGTCTGCAGAGGGTCGGAGTTCCCAGAGAAAAGATGACACAAAATCACTGCACCCAGCAG ATGCTGCCACTGAAGCTAGAGATGGGAGGCATTCTAGCAGGAGTGTGAGATCATCACAGGTTTCCCCCTTGATTGTTGAGCCCCCCACACACTCAAGAGCCTCTCATg TAGAGGAGATGCTAGGTCGGGCTTCTAGCAGGGCGTCAGTGGCCTCAAACACTCCCTCAGACAGGTTACAGACGTTGTCTGAGAGGTCTAGGCCAAACAGCCCAAACCCCCTCGAGTCCACTGTGACAGAGATGTTTATCTCAGAGGAGAACATAAGCAAGATGGAGAACATTCTGGACACATGGAGCAACAACCTGAAG TCAAATGTGCTGACGGAGCTCAGGAAGTGGAAGCTGGCCTTCATGGAGCAACACAAGCTGCAGatgaggaaagagagggagaggcatgAAGCCCGGACAGCTGGCCTGAGGTCAGAGATAGACAGCCTGAAGGGGCTGCTACACACCTACGAGACTTCCAACCAGAGAAAAGATGAG GTAATCGTGAACTTGAGCCAGGTGGTGgacagacacaaagaaaagcaggaaaaaatGAGGGCCTTCACCCACTGGAGACTCAAGCACACTGAGGCCAAAGAGGAG GCTCATGCCACTCAGGTGGCACGGCAGCACTACAATTTGCAGCTGAAGAAGAAGGTGTGGTTAGGCTGGCAGTCTCTGATCCAGAAACACTGGAAGGTCAAGGTGGAGCGGGCTTGCCGTGCGAGGGCTGAGGAGGTCTGCACCCACCTGTCCGCAGAGTATGAGGCCAAGCTGGCAGAG CACTGTGAGGCTATAGAGAAGGCCCAGGCAGAGATTCACAGACTGCGACTGGAGCGAGAGCGCTATGAAGAATCAATGAAGAAAGCCTTCATGAGGGGCGTGTgtgctctcaacatggaggctCTCGGCATGTTCCACACCACAGAGGGACGGTCGGAGCAACCTCAAGTTCATGATCAGCATG ATATTCTTCCTCCCCAGGAGGAACCTGTCTCTGCTTCATTGGCTCATCTTCAGCCATATCCCATCTCTTCAGCACGGTTCAGCCCAGTACACTTTGACCGCCCGGAAGCTTTCCACAGCGAAGTAGAGGATATG ATGGGCTCTGGTGCCCCCGTGTCCAGGACAGAAGTGATCCCTCCCACCACAGTGGTACACAGCTCCCTCTCACATGGGGGCACTGCAAGCTCCCACAAACAG GTGAGTGGTCGTGTCATCACAGCCGGTCAACAAAAACCCTCAAAGACTGTAACTGCTCGCATCACTGCACGTAGCGACGTTGGCAAGACTGCACGCAGCAACCTCCAGGTGATGGGTGTGGCTCCGCCCATGAGCTCTGTGATAGTTGAACGCCATCATCCTGTTACACAG CTCACCATCGGTCAGGCTACAGCTTCTAAGTTCCCTCGCTCCTCACAACAGGGCCAAAGCTCCAGCGGAGGCAGAAGCACGTCCAGAACACACACCAGCACGTGCCATGTCCACTCTATCAAAGTAGTTgactga